A genome region from Anopheles stephensi strain Indian chromosome 2, UCI_ANSTEP_V1.0, whole genome shotgun sequence includes the following:
- the LOC118506464 gene encoding uncharacterized protein LOC118506464 produces MSNSAMVAVAICCILVLLAVFIVLIIVVGSTMGEPK; encoded by the coding sequence ATGAGTAACAGTGCGATGGTGGCCGTGGCGATCTGCTGTATACTGGTGCTGCTAGCCGTGTTCATCGTGCTGATCATAGTGGTCGGTTCGACGATGGGCGAACCGAAGTGA